The DNA region AACCTCTTATTTGAAACAATTCAATTCATGAATGGAACCCTTCCATTTTGCTCGATAGACCGAGTGCAGTTGTGTTCTCAGCATCTTGGCGTACGCGTGAGGATGGGAAAAACAAAAGCCTTGACAACAATGCTAGATTCCAGTTATTTTTTGTCTGTAATTTTGAAACCTTTCAAAATAATATGAACATTGCTTTCCAGTTGAGCTCCTGCCTATGTCTTTCTGGCAGTCGGTATGGCCTGTTTATGCTCCGCTTTCTTGGTGTCCCTCTTAGGGAACAAAGGGTGCTCGATCACGGCATTTTGAAAGTTTCAAACTTCTTGTATTTTCGGAGACGCAGATCTCCGATCTCTCGATGAATGGAAATGGAGGCTGAATCATGAACAGGAAAGCTATTAGTCATCGGCGATATCTACAACTCCGGCTGGCCGGATGGTCATTGATGTTTACGTTGACTGCAATGCTTTGGGTAAGTTCAGCAAACGCCCAGGCGACGAATGCCCAGATATCTGGCAGGGTTGTCGACCCAACTGGAGCTGTCATTCCCAATGCATCCATTGAGATCCAAAATACTGGAACCGGTTTAGACCGCACCGTCATCACTGCAGCGACCGGTGAATACGTCATTCCTTCCCTGCCAGTGGGAACCTACAAGCTGACGGTTGTGGCACCAGGGTTCAAGAACTACACCCGGTCCGGGATCATTCTTGAAGCCGGACAGAGTGCTCGCCTGGATGCAACCCTGCAAATAGGAAGCGCCAATGAAACCATTCAGGTCTCAGAGTCGACGGTGCAAGTGGATACCAGCTCGGCGACTATCCGTACTGAGATTGATAACACCCAGATCAAAGAGCTTCCCCTCAATACCCGCAATACGCTGCAACTGATCACCCTCGTGCCCGGAGTAGGGAACGCCACCCTGCCCGCCGCAGTGATAAACCAGCGCAACGGACCGACATTCAACGTGAACGGAAGCCGCGTCAACGGCAGTCAAGTCTCACTTGACGGCGCTATCTTTGTAACCGGCCTCTATAACCGCCCAGCAAACCTTACGAATCCTGACTCGATCGGCGAATTTTCGCTGCTTACAAATAGCTATGGCGCAGAATTGGGACACGCGTCAGGAGGAGCATTCATAGCAGTTAGCAAAGCGGGAACTAACTCGTTCCACGGATCAGTATGGGAGTTTCTTCGCAACGACGCCCTCAACGCAAGAAACTGGTTCGCGCCGCCGCCGGCGGCAAAACCGATATTGAAACAAAACCAATTCGGCGTCGCCGGCGGCGGACCAATCCTGAAGGACAAGGCCTTCTTCTTCGCCACCTACGAGGGCCTGCGAATTCACCAGGTAACTCTTGAGAACCTCGCCACCATAACTCCGGCTCAACGTAATGGGGACTTTAGCGCCGTTTCGACACAACTCCACGATCCGTATAAGGCAACCTGCGGTACAAATGGCAATGGTCCGGGTACTGGTACCACTCCCTGTAATTACACTGCCGCCAATGGATATGCAGGCAAAAATCAAATCCCCAAGAGCGAATGGGACACAATGTCGCTGGCTTTCATGAACACCTACATACCCGTTCCAACTCTGCAAGCCTCCGGCCTGTGGGCGAATACCGACCAGGTGCCAACCCCTACCACCGGCAACCAATACACGATCAGAGGCGATTACCGCGTAACGAAGAACGATCAGGCATACGTCCGTTTCTTCCATATGGTTACCTCGGCTGTAACTGGTCCTCCATATTCCGCCATCATTTCCTCGAAGTTCGGCGATAACTTTGCGAACGCCAATTGGGGTACTACCGTCAGGGACACGCACACCTTCACACCCAATCTGATTGGCGACTTCGGATTTTCGGACACGAATCTCTCGACCACCGGCACGCCCTTCGGAACAATCGTAACGGGGGCGCAAATGGGCGCTCAATATAATACCGGCGGATACAACGTCTCCCCGCTGGTGACAGTATCTGGCGTCACAAGCTTTGGTTCAGGGAGTCCGTGGTACGAGAATACGGCTTTGAAACAAGCCGACGCAAAGCTGTCGTGGGTCAAGGGAAGGCACCTATGGCAGTTCGGTGCGATGGCCCTTCGTGAAGCAGAGCATATCGAATGGACCCACACGAACTCCGCCGGAAATCCAACCTTTAGCGGCGTGCAGACGGGAAATAATTGGGCCGACTATCTTATTGGTAAGCCTATTAGCTTCGGACAGTACACTCCCTATTACGGTAACGAGCATTCCGTGGAAGC from Acidobacteriota bacterium includes:
- a CDS encoding TonB-dependent receptor — protein: MNRKAISHRRYLQLRLAGWSLMFTLTAMLWVSSANAQATNAQISGRVVDPTGAVIPNASIEIQNTGTGLDRTVITAATGEYVIPSLPVGTYKLTVVAPGFKNYTRSGIILEAGQSARLDATLQIGSANETIQVSESTVQVDTSSATIRTEIDNTQIKELPLNTRNTLQLITLVPGVGNATLPAAVINQRNGPTFNVNGSRVNGSQVSLDGAIFVTGLYNRPANLTNPDSIGEFSLLTNSYGAELGHASGGAFIAVSKAGTNSFHGSVWEFLRNDALNARNWFAPPPAAKPILKQNQFGVAGGGPILKDKAFFFATYEGLRIHQVTLENLATITPAQRNGDFSAVSTQLHDPYKATCGTNGNGPGTGTTPCNYTAANGYAGKNQIPKSEWDTMSLAFMNTYIPVPTLQASGLWANTDQVPTPTTGNQYTIRGDYRVTKNDQAYVRFFHMVTSAVTGPPYSAIISSKFGDNFANANWGTTVRDTHTFTPNLIGDFGFSDTNLSTTGTPFGTIVTGAQMGAQYNTGGYNVSPLVTVSGVTSFGSGSPWYENTALKQADAKLSWVKGRHLWQFGAMALREAEHIEWTHTNSAGNPTFSGVQTGNNWADYLIGKPISFGQYTPYYGNEHSVEAGFYAQDTYKVSSRLTLNLGIRWDLFFPWVEFNHNSPTVTFDPSFHSTRFPTAPPGLAFPGDPGIPPGTIFMDKGDFAPRLGFAYDVFGDGKTAVRGGYGIFYNAPGAITMANEIEAPPFETQLVFTPNTFTDPYGGTGYTNPFPYPYLNPGKNPLWPFPAQFYSPDPHIKNAFTQQYNFNVQRELPKEFMVQVGYVGSHGDRLWNGNQANAAPYSAGGTAANAQSRRPFLPQYYAGITRIANIGFSNYNSLQITARKRFSTGYTMQFAYTFAKSLDSGSVADADGGTAQNPASPIAGEYSRSDFNQKHLLRVNGVWNLPQFENLRLAKYVVGGWMLSGIVSYSSGTPFSLTTGSAAPWLGAGRDIGALRLNATGTNPCAGCGSRDSWARAGYFNTAAYGSPLLAPYTYGTFGNSGRNSLVGPSSFNTDMSAAKNFPFLKREGARIQLRADIFNLFNRVPFNNPTTSLASSVFGKITSAGAARQVQLALRLEF